A stretch of DNA from Aspergillus flavus chromosome 3, complete sequence:
TTGGATCAGAGACTGGGGTAGGTGGATTTGTCTTCTGTGCATCTGGGGAACCACCCGACTCTCTCTGTTCATGTTTGCGCCTCAGTTTCTCTTCCAATCTCTCGGCCAGGCTTAGTGTTTTCGGGGATCCCACGGGAGGCTTTCCACTTCCTTGAGGCGCCGGGCTTGGTCCTGGCTTGATGCCATGGTCTTTTTCCTTAGTTGCAGCTAAATTGGCTTGATGGCCGGGGGCTGAGTTAGGCTGTTGGGCGCTAGTGTTGATGCTCGCCGGCCGCTTTGgaacagaagaggaaacagGCTTgtttggaagagaagaagtgtGCACCTGAGGCACCGGCTTTGTGACTTTCTGAGGGCTTAGATTGGCTGGGAGGGACTGCTTGACATTAGCTGTTGACTGTCTCGTAGGTTGGTCAGGCTTGACACCCCGTGACTCCTTTGTGATGGAAGCAGGCTTGCTTGGTAACGATGAAGTAGGCATGGGAGAAGGCTGTTTGACAGCTTGCTGTGGGGTTGAGCTGACTGGAAGAGGGTGCTGGACCTTAGTTCCTGTGGGTTGATTAGACCTGACACCCCCCGACGGCTTTGGAACAGACGAAGCAGACTTGTTTGCCAAGGAAGATGTACGTATTGGGGGAGGCGACTTTGTGGCATTCACTGGGCTTGGGGTGAACTGGGTAGGCTGCTGGATTTTGGTTCCCGGCGGGCCTGTAGGACGGCCAGACACGGACCTCTTTAGAATGGAGGAAGCAGGCTTGCTTGGCAATGAAGAGGTGCGCACAGGGGCAGATGGCTTGGAAGGTTTCAGTGGAATTGGACTGGAATTCGCCTTGTGCAATGCTGGGACGCTGTCCTTTTGTTCCTTGGAGCCCTGGGAGCCAGAGTTCACGGGTTGAGAAGCTAATTTTTGATGGCCAGTTGCGGGCCTACTGTTCTGTACCGGTTGAGGTGCTGGTGCGCGTGGCTGGCCTCGGGGGGATGTGTCTCGAGACATAGGTGGTGTCGCCAAAGGCGCTGGCCTGAGTTGAGATCCTTGCTGTGTGGCATTACCAGCATCGAACAGGCAGGGCTGTTTGGACTCCGAAGGTGGTGTGGGTGGTCCGGAACTAATAACGGAAGAGGTGCTCCCGTGGCCATAACCTCCTAGGGTATCGGTTTGAACGATGGACGTGAGTGAGAGTGTTTCAATGATCACCGGGTATTGATCGATAGACCCTCTGGCACAGACTCCTTCAATTCCAGGCTTGTCTCCAATCTTGGTCAATCCGTGTAGCTCCCGAGAGAGCGATTCAAATTCGTCTTCGACCGAGGGCGAAGGTGGCCACCGCGGCCGCTTGTTCCAGAAAAACATGGTTGAttgcaagggaaaaaaaaaaaaaaaaaaatcaaaagcaCGAGACAAGAAACCAAAAGCAAAACTCCGACTGGTACGATGTCGACAATCCAAGACGAGAGGGAGTAGTTTTACAGTTGCTGGGCGAAGCCAAGGGCTATCCTATTGCAGCGGCGCGGTGGATTAGAGACTCTTTCCTGGAAGCTGGCATATTATGTTCGTCGTGACGAACTCACTTGGAGTTGCGAAGAGAACACGATATATAAGGACGGTTTGGATCCGGGTGAGACAGGTTGGGCCGCAACTGGTGAAGGCAGTGTAAAAAGAATCGACCGGATATGTGCTTTTGAGTCTTTTggaattattaatattaattagcGGGGTATCGGGGGGGTATTCTGGTCTATCTGAGAACATAAACAGATAAAAGGGGAAAGTATGACAGTGTATATAAGCCCCAATGAGAACCTGGTCGGGCAGCGCCTCTCGATATGATGGCCCTATCAGGGCATCAGCCTAAGCATTGGGCGGAAAGGCGACGAATCAGGCCATTGGGGCATGAAACACGGCGGTCGTGGCCAGATGCTGAGCATGAAGCTGTTTGGCTCTCTGCAGGCCAAATCAACAGGCACAGAAGTCAGAAAGTCACAATCTTTGGTCGAGACCAGTATGATAGACGTGCTCGCTGCACCTACATGTGAGTAAGTGTGGGACGAAGGCATCCATGGCGATGCAAAGGCGCCAGATCAGCGGATTTTCTTTCGATACCAGCTGAATCCCTAGCGGATGGACCAATTGCTATCGTTAAAAgttttaaagaaaaaagaatgtggGTAAAGGATGCAGGACGGCCGCCATATTGTGGGGGAGACAGTTGGCCCCAGCCTGCTCATACGCGTAGAAAGGCGAGGCGAGGCGGTTGCGTGAAGCGCCTCAGCCTCTTTCATCATTGATCTCGACCATTGGTCCTTGTTGGGCTTCATTGCCCCAGACAAGTCGCCTACTGCGGTCCATGTCAGTCAAATTCTAGGGTCCATGACGGCATTCCACCGTTGTTGGCATGGAAGGCTATGATGCCGTTGCGGTTGTTGTAGGCAATTGCCGGCGCTGAGTTGGCCTGAAGCAAGTGCAGAAGACCCCGGAGTCATTATGGGCTCTGGAGAATGTTACACAATCAATAATGGATAGATAATCGATGATTGGAATAACACAATGGTAGACTATCTAAAAGTTGGGTTGTGATGCGATTGTCGAGATGATCTTGTTCCCTTGGGCATCCTGTGTCAATGCATAAACTGTGATCGTGCATTACAGATGACTAATGAGAACATCCGGTAATGTGCACAAATCCCATGATCAGAGTTAGTTCCGTCGGAGATtcgaaaagagaagaaaacaaaaagccGACGGCCTCTTCCGATGGCGTCATACCCGACGGAAGTATCACTAAGATTCCAGTCATAACAAAAGgtgaaagaaagattgcAAGGAGTATGTCAGAACTTGCTATCAATCAATGACCTGAGTCCTATCAAGCTAATAGAGCGAGATTGTGGTTTTGCGACACTCGTACAAACATCGGAATACATCCGCGATATGAAAACTgcggggaagagaaagccaTGGATGAGGGATGAAGCATATCCAAACGACGAGATAGTAGTCGGATGACAAATCAACAACAGTAACTAGCAATTCATGAAATGGTAGCTAATTGCAATAAGACCCATCTTGTGCTCGTACGTAAACCAAAGCATCCTCGTTACCCACCTGGTGGTGCTTGTTAAATTATTATCCGGAAGCCCCTCCTCGAATGTATCTAAACCGTTTCTTCGCAACCCATTTCGCTTCCCTTCGTACAACTGCCACGAGGATTACTTCACCAAGTATTGCCCGTCTCTCTGCCATCCGCGCTCATCTCAGTCCATCACCCATTTCACCATTTTCCCATCAAGCCCGCGCCATGTCCGTCCCATCGACCATGAAGGCGGTCATTGTCGAGAAACTCGGCGGCCCTGAGGTTCTCGAGTTCAAATCCGACCACCCCGTCCCGACCCCGCAGGAGGGCCAATTGCTCGTCAAGAACAACATCTCCGGTGTAAACTACATCGACACCTACTTCCGGACGGGTCTCTACCCATCTGCCAAACCTGAAATCCTCGGCCGCGAAGGCGCCGGCACCGTTGTCGCACTGGGCTCGGGTCCTAACCCGTACGGTTTCAAGGTCGGCGATCGCGTCGCCTGGATGACCACAGGTGGTTATGCCGAATACACAGCCGTCCCGGCGGCCAAGACCGTCAAGATCCCCGATGAGATCACTGATGAGGATGCCATAGCTGGTTTCCTGAGCGGCTTGACGGTTATCACCCTGGCTAAGGAGACCTACGCTGTGCAGAAGGGCGACTGGGTACTGCTGCATGCGGCAGCTGGTGGTGCTGGGTTCCTCATGACGCAGGTTCTCAAGTCTCTTGGTGCCAAGGTGATTGGAACGGCAGGTGGTCCGGAGAAGGTCGCTCTGGTGAAGAGTCTGGGCGCGGATGTGGTTATCGATTACCGCAGCGAGGAGGGTAAAGATTGGGTCAAGAAAGTCAAGGAGGTGACTGATGGACGGGGTGTCGATGTTGTTTATGACTCCGTTGGAAAGGATACTTGGGAAGGAAGCTTGGAAGCCGTCAAGAGAAAGGGTACTATCGTTTGGTTTGGTAATGCCAGTGGCCCGGTGCCCCCTTTGCCTCTCCAGTAAGTTCATTTACTTTGTGTCCATCAAGCTCTCATACTAATAGATCGAACAGAAAATTGTCTCCTAAGTGTGTCAAGGTTGCTCGGCCACAGCTGTTCGGCTACATTGAGACCCGCGAGGAATTTGAATTCTACGTTAATGAGCTGTTCGGCCTCCTCAAATCTGGACAACTGAAGGTTAAGATTCACAAGGTTTACCCTCTGGAGCAGGCTGCCCAGGCGCATACCGATTTAGAAGGCAGGAAGACTACCGGAAAGCTTCTTCTCAAGCCATGATTTATGCACAGGACATACGATATGTAATGAGAAACGTTATATCTAGTACAGATCAGAGCTGTAGGCGTATGGAGAACTTATGCCACTATGATGCATTTTACGCTATCTGGAGTTGTGCAATATTTCGGAATCAATGCAAACAAAAACTTCCGTAACACCGGAATAACAGCATTGGCTTAGGATCGCATTAGAGGGAGCACAAAATGTAAACAATACTGTAACTAAGAAGGGGACGATATGAACACGTAATGTAGGGCCTTTTGCATCAAGCGGGAAATCAAGACCATGATGATAGCTCACAGCgtcgtctctttcttcccagcGCCATCACCATTCGgctcctcgatctcctcaaCATCGTCCGGTTCTTTTTCAGTCAAGTCGACCGACTGCTTATAGCCCAGCATCAGATCGTTGCAGAGGACAGTGTAGATCGAGCTATAAACAGTATGAACATCTTCAAAGAAGTTCAGGCCACAGTTGAGTTCCCACACCGGAGTGATCACTTTCATCTTGGGGTAACAGAGCTTGAGTAGACTTTCTTCCAGGAAAAACTGGAAATCAGGCATCGACGCCGCCCCAGTTTCCCACATCAATCTTTCCTCCCCACTTAGATCGTAGCGAGGCTTTCCAGGATCACGGTAGGCTTTCCCGACCATCCGTCCAACAGGGTTCAGGTCAGGTGCGTGGTGTCTGTAGAACTCACGAACTTCTGGCGTGGGAGGGAAGACCGCAATCACCTCGAAGCCGTGAATATCCGGCACAAGCGCCGAATGCAAAGCATTCTGGTTTGCCAACGTTTGAAATTGAAGGGCCATGGTATTTGTTCCTGAGCCAGCTATTGCGAACTTAACCACTTTACGTGCGACGTCCTTCTTCATAAGGAAATTCCAGTTCTTTCGCTTATTCCAACTATTTTCCTCGGCATTCACATCGTAGAAGAAGCCACCGAAGAGAGTGGAGCAGGCCTTGTTGAAATCTCCAGGGCTGGAGGTCGCGAACTCCTGGTTCTGCCACAGTTCTTTGGCTGCAATGTCACACGACCTACGCGCCTCGTCGATGTTCTCTTTGTATTCGGGGCACACCTCATGGTAGAGGAGATAGGAGAGGAAATTTCGGATCGTGACAGTGGCTAGCTTCACCATGTCTTCGGTTTCGGGATTGAAGAAATATGGGAAGTACGAAGTCCTGCAAGATGTTAGCCATGCCAAACCCGTCTAATTACAACAATTATCTTACAGGTACCCCTTCACAACAGTATTGAAGTCGACTGTAAGCTTCGTACACTCATGACGGATGCTCGCCTGCCCTTTAGCGATAAGAGCTTGCTCACTATCAAGTTTCTGGAGCTCTTGTTCATCCACCCCGGTGAACATCTTAGGACCGACATCGACACCTCCATATGCCAGATACCTCATGAAGACCTCGCGTCTGTCAGGTTCCATGCGACGACTGTTCTGGTAGCGCAGGATGGCGGCCTCGATGCGGCTAAGAATAGGTTAACACTCTCGAAATCATATAACTAGAGCGAAAACTAACTGGATAAGAGGCCTGGAACTTTTCCATAGCATTCTCGGTTAGTTACGATCTCACACCTGAATCGTTTTGCTCACATGTCATAGAgagctttctcttcctcatacTCCTTTGGAGTTATGGGTACATCGACATAGTACTCCTCAAAACCGGTAGGCTTGCCCTATACGTAGTCAGATATATCAGATGAGTCTAGGTCGATATCGAATTACTCGACTACCTTTCCATGCTTGGCTTTGGACttagtctttcttttcttctttttcttaggCGCAACTAAGTCCACAGTAGCCATATCTGTCGTTTCTCCATCGTCAACAGCAGACGAATGTACAGAGTTGGCTAACTTAGCTTGCTCATCTGCAGCCTGGCTAGGTTGAGTCAAGGTAGTATCACCATCGCTCACAGCTGGCTGAGAGGTCGAGTCGGGTTGGTCGTCAGCAGCCTGGACAGGGGTGCTCAGGGATGGTTTTCCATTGTCAACAGCGGCCTGCGGCTTAGAAGCGCTCGCACCATCTGCATTCTCGAAGGGATCGGTTACAGTTGCGTCTCCATCGTCAAGAAGTGGTTTGTGAGAGGGGTTGGCTTGGTTTTCAGCTATCTCCATAGGATCAGCCACAGTAGGCGCTTCAGCTTCGACAACTGCCTGGTGCGCAAAGTCGAGTTCATTGCCTGAGGCCTGGTCAGAGGTAGTCAATGTAGCTTTACCACTGCCAACAATCGACTGGTGAGAGTCCTTGACGTCCTGGCGGAGACGGAGGGGCAGACTCAGAAGACCCCCCGGGCCAATATCCTTAGAAGCCATAGAAAGATTAGTGTCCCCTTGTCACGGGGAAAGAGGTACTTAGCGAAGTgggggagagaaagaaacctgGAGACCCAGATCAAAATAAATTGGAGTGTGGgagacaggaaagaaagatcgAGTGAATAGTTCTCAAAACAGGGAATGGCGCGCGCCTGTCCAATACTATGAATGCCCACTGGCTTACAACTAATTAGGCATCCGGTACTCTGCAGCCCGTTTGCAATTTAATCACATTCCAAGTACCCGTCTTTCATATTCTTTGTATGTAGTACAAAAATCCCATCAGCTCATCGGCTGGAATGATACCAACAATGAAGTTAAGCTTGCTCTTGCACTACCCATCATTACTGTTTTCGGGCGACATTGAAACAAACAATCACATATATTGCTGTAATTATTAAGAATCACAATCTAGAGATTCAGAGCTGTGAGATATACATATCATGTAGTATGGTGGATCAATAATCTGCCATGTTTATTATTTCCGCTAGTCACAATAGAGTACTCGGGCCGTTCCGCTGTTCAGCCTGAATGAACCCAATCTGAAACCTTGGGCCTAACTGAGTGAATGATTTAGACAGACTTGCTGGATTCCCTTATGCGTGTTACTAAGGGAGGCTTGCTTTAGAATGCTGTTTTTGACCACCTAAATGATGTATAATCAGTTGACTAGAGATAGATTCTGCACAAAGCAATTCATCTTTTACAAACCGTAAGACCCACGATACCCTGATATCAGTATATATTGTATATTTCGAGCTATGAAGATGGATATTGAACCTGCTAGCACTTAGTGCTTCAATGATAGCCAACGACTGCCAGGCAACTTGTACTCTAATTCTTACAATAAAGGGAAGCTATTGCGCTATTAATATACACCTACGACACGTAATTCACTTTGAGCCCTggctcttctccaatc
This window harbors:
- a CDS encoding putative quinone oxidoreductase gives rise to the protein MYLNRFFATHFASLRTTATRITSPSIARLSAIRAHLSPSPISPFSHQARAMSVPSTMKAVIVEKLGGPEVLEFKSDHPVPTPQEGQLLVKNNISGVNYIDTYFRTGLYPSAKPEILGREGAGTVVALGSGPNPYGFKVGDRVAWMTTGGYAEYTAVPAAKTVKIPDEITDEDAIAGFLSGLTVITLAKETYAVQKGDWVLLHAAAGGAGFLMTQVLKSLGAKVIGTAGGPEKVALVKSLGADVVIDYRSEEGKDWVKKVKEVTDGRGVDVVYDSVGKDTWEGSLEAVKRKGTIVWFGNASGPVPPLPLQKLSPKCVKVARPQLFGYIETREEFEFYVNELFGLLKSGQLKVKIHKVYPLEQAAQAHTDLEGRKTTGKLLLKP
- a CDS encoding Argonaute siRNA chaperone complex subunit Arb1-domain-containing protein, which produces MASKDIGPGGLLSLPLRLRQDVKDSHQSIVGSGKATLTTSDQASGNELDFAHQAVVEAEAPTVADPMEIAENQANPSHKPLLDDGDATVTDPFENADGASASKPQAAVDNGKPSLSTPVQAADDQPDSTSQPAVSDGDTTLTQPSQAADEQAKLANSVHSSAVDDGETTDMATVDLVAPKKKKKRKTKSKAKHGKGKPTGFEEYYVDVPITPKEYEEEKALYDIRIEAAILRYQNSRRMEPDRREVFMRYLAYGGVDVGPKMFTGVDEQELQKLDSEQALIAKGQASIRHECTKLTVDFNTVVKGYLTSYFPYFFNPETEDMVKLATVTIRNFLSYLLYHEVCPEYKENIDEARRSCDIAAKELWQNQEFATSSPGDFNKACSTLFGGFFYDVNAEENSWNKRKNWNFLMKKDVARKVVKFAIAGSGTNTMALQFQTLANQNALHSALVPDIHGFEVIAVFPPTPEVREFYRHHAPDLNPVGRMVGKAYRDPGKPRYDLSGEERLMWETGAASMPDFQFFLEESLLKLCYPKMKVITPVWELNCGLNFFEDVHTVYSSIYTVLCNDLMLGYKQSVDLTEKEPDDVEEIEEPNGDGAGKKETTL